DNA from Arthrobacter sp. SLBN-112:
TTGGCGTTGGCGGCCACGGCACCGTTGATGGGGGCGGCGATGGCGGCGTCGGCGTCCAGGTTGACGTCGACGTTGAGCAGGTTGCCGTTCAGCACGCCGGCCGCGTCCGTGAGCCCGCCGGTGCTGGTGGGATCGGTGACCGCGCCGGCCGTTCCGTCCGTGGTTCCGGCATCGGTGCCGGCGTCGGCGGTGTCGCCGGCCTGGCCGATCACGCTGTCCTGGGTGGAGTCGGCGTTGGCGTCGGCCGTGATGCCCTGGTCGATCACGGCGTCCTGGCTGGAGAGTGCCTGCGCGTCGGAGCCGAAGGAGAGAATGTTGGCCGAGGCGGCTGCATCGATGGGTGCGGCCACGTTGGCGTTGGCGGCGACGGCGAGGTCGATGGGTGCTGCGGCGTTGATGCCCAGGTCCAGGTCCGCGTTCAGGTCCAGGACGGATGCCACTTCCTTGTCCGGCAGTGCGGTGGCCTGCTCCGACATCAGTTCTTCATCAGTGAGGGGACGCATTTCGTTGTCCATGGTTGAGACCTCCGGTGCGGCGCGGGTGCTCTGCCCCCAGCGGGCAGCCCGCGCCACATAATACTAAGCATGATTAGTAGTTTTGCGAAGTACGCGTCCGGGCATTACGCATTTCGCTCGAAGCCGTGCTGACGGCGCCCGTTGATTACGTGCCGTCCCACACGTACCGTGAACTAATAATCCGTGCGTGGAGGCGGCAATGGACGGGAAATCCGAAGGCAGAAACGGCTATGAATTCCGGACCGTCTGGCGGGTGGCCGGGACCCCGCACGAGGTGATGGACGTTTTGGGTGATGCGGGTTCACTGGACCGCTGGTGGCCTTCGGTGTATTTGTCGGTTTTGCCTTTGGAGTCCGGTGGCCCTGGCGGCGTTGGAAAGGCATTCTTCCTTCACACCAAGGGCTGGCTGCCATA
Protein-coding regions in this window:
- a CDS encoding peptidoglycan-binding protein, translated to MDNEMRPLTDEELMSEQATALPDKEVASVLDLNADLDLGINAAAPIDLAVAANANVAAPIDAAASANILSFGSDAQALSSQDAVIDQGITADANADSTQDSVIGQAGDTADAGTDAGTTDGTAGAVTDPTSTGGLTDAAGVLNGNLLNVDVNLDADAAIAAPINGAVAANANVAAPIDAAVAANIGSIDSQAYAISDQSATINQHIDGEANATADQQSDLQQ